A stretch of the Streptomyces venezuelae genome encodes the following:
- the hutI gene encoding imidazolonepropionase, whose amino-acid sequence MTTTAITSIGSLVTNDPALGEGPLGLVQDAAVVIEGDRIAWVGPTANAPATDTAYDADGRAVIPGFVDSHSHLVFAGDRTQEFNARMSGRSYSAGGIRTTVAATRAASDAELEANLVRHLHEARRQGTTTFETKSGYGLTVEDEARALRIAAAHTEEVTYLGAHIVSPDYAEDPAGYVDLVTGEMLAACAPYARWVDVFCEKGAFDGDQARAVLTAGAAAGLIPRVHANQLGHGPGVQLAVELEAASADHCTHLTDADVDALGQAAATTVATLLPGAEFSTRAQWPDARRLLAAGATVALSTDCNPGSSYTSSMPFCIALAVRDMGMTPDEALWSATAGGAKALRRTDIGVLTPGARADLALLDAPSHVHLAYRPGVPLVSAVWQRGVQVH is encoded by the coding sequence ATGACCACCACAGCCATCACCAGCATCGGCAGCCTCGTCACCAACGACCCCGCCCTCGGCGAAGGCCCCCTCGGCCTCGTCCAGGACGCCGCGGTCGTCATCGAGGGCGACCGGATCGCCTGGGTCGGCCCGACGGCGAACGCCCCCGCCACGGACACCGCGTACGACGCGGACGGCCGTGCCGTCATCCCCGGCTTCGTCGACTCCCACTCCCACCTGGTCTTCGCCGGCGACCGCACGCAGGAGTTCAACGCCCGGATGTCCGGCCGCAGCTACTCCGCCGGCGGCATCCGCACCACCGTCGCCGCCACCCGCGCCGCCTCCGACGCCGAACTCGAAGCCAACCTGGTGCGCCACCTCCACGAAGCCCGCCGCCAGGGCACCACCACCTTCGAGACCAAGTCGGGTTACGGGCTCACCGTCGAGGACGAGGCCCGCGCCCTGCGCATCGCCGCCGCCCACACCGAGGAGGTCACCTACCTCGGCGCGCACATCGTCTCCCCCGACTACGCCGAGGACCCCGCCGGCTATGTCGACCTCGTCACCGGGGAGATGCTCGCGGCCTGCGCCCCGTACGCCCGCTGGGTGGACGTGTTCTGCGAGAAGGGCGCCTTCGACGGCGATCAGGCCCGCGCCGTCCTCACCGCCGGTGCCGCCGCCGGGCTGATCCCGCGGGTCCACGCCAACCAGCTCGGCCACGGCCCGGGCGTACAGCTCGCCGTCGAGCTCGAAGCGGCCTCCGCCGACCACTGCACCCACCTCACCGACGCCGATGTCGACGCCCTCGGCCAGGCCGCCGCGACCACCGTGGCCACCCTGCTGCCCGGCGCCGAGTTCTCCACCCGCGCCCAGTGGCCGGACGCCCGCCGGCTGCTTGCCGCGGGTGCCACCGTCGCGCTGTCCACCGACTGCAACCCCGGCTCCTCCTACACGAGTTCGATGCCCTTCTGTATCGCCCTCGCGGTCCGGGACATGGGGATGACCCCGGACGAGGCGCTGTGGTCCGCCACCGCGGGCGGGGCCAAGGCGCTGCGCCGTACCGACATCGGCGTGCTGACCCCGGGGGCCCGGGCGGATCTGGCGCTGCTGGATGCGCCGAGCCATGTCCACCTGGCGTACCGGCCCGGGGTTCCGCTGGTGTCGGCGGTCTGGCAGCGCGGCGTACAGGTGCACTGA
- a CDS encoding LPXTG cell wall anchor domain-containing protein has protein sequence MSHRKRSTTLVLAAAVAGPALLLAAPAAHAEVVDVKYDCKTPIGDKSAVSPIDIKAVKDGEAVKLTMSFQKGVSSSPIELGKGAMSPSALIQVKGAEETAVPVSGPPNPEAAPANTPIKITDLSGTYTPKKSGKVTFTAGVLTIKAMGTVTTCTPGNDPKPSLELEVTAAGGGKESPGAAAGTTDGTLPQTGPTDSALALGTLGGTVLLSGAAGVLWLTRRGQRARS, from the coding sequence GTGTCCCACCGGAAGCGCTCCACCACGCTCGTGCTCGCCGCTGCGGTGGCCGGACCGGCCCTGCTGCTGGCGGCCCCCGCCGCCCACGCCGAAGTCGTCGACGTCAAGTACGACTGCAAGACCCCCATCGGCGACAAGTCCGCGGTCTCGCCCATCGACATCAAGGCGGTCAAGGACGGCGAGGCCGTCAAGCTGACCATGTCCTTCCAGAAGGGCGTCTCCTCCAGCCCCATCGAGCTCGGCAAGGGCGCGATGAGCCCCAGCGCGCTGATCCAGGTCAAGGGTGCGGAGGAGACCGCCGTGCCGGTCTCGGGCCCGCCCAACCCCGAGGCCGCGCCCGCCAACACCCCCATCAAGATCACGGACCTCTCGGGCACCTACACGCCCAAGAAGAGCGGCAAGGTCACCTTCACCGCCGGTGTGCTCACCATCAAGGCCATGGGCACGGTCACCACCTGTACGCCCGGCAACGACCCGAAGCCCTCGCTGGAGCTGGAGGTGACCGCGGCGGGCGGCGGCAAGGAGAGCCCGGGCGCTGCCGCCGGCACGACCGACGGCACGCTGCCGCAGACCGGACCCACCGACTCCGCCCTCGCCCTCGGCACCCTCGGCGGCACCGTCCTGCTCTCCGGCGCGGCCGGGGTGCTCTGGCTGACCCGGCGCGGCCAGCGGGCCCGGTCCTGA